aggttttctaaccttgttcctctttctgttgttctggcacccctattattcgtatgttgtttcatttcatgttgtcccaaagctcccttaggctctcctcctgtcttttaatttttttctccaattgcagtacagtttgggtgtgttttgcttccttgtcttctaattcactaattcggtcctccgcttctcctagtctactgttgatactttcaatggtgttttttattgcagctatatcactcttcatttcttcttgggtcttacttaagttgttgattttttcatctgtttcttctagcttcttgcatatgttattgattttttcctccgtccagtttatgaactctaggacccttattctgaattcttttttggtcatgttgcatgcctctgtatcacttagctgcttttctggcgagtcccctttttctttcctttgggggtttctttgtctacccatgtttgatctcactgacatatctagacgttgagtcattcagtggctgcttccttggtggcagtgactccttgggctgtggttgctcttcgggcggttgcggtagcagctgcttctcagttggcagcagctcctctggtgggtgctgttcacagctgtggtagctcttctggctggtagggggagatttcacgtacagctgctgttcctcagacagaccAAGTTTTTAAACAAACAGGATCTTTACAGgaagctgtgtgtgtgcgtgcatgtgtgtgtgcatgcatgtgtgtgtgtgcacgtgtgtgtgtgtgtgtgtgtgtgtgtgtgtgtgtgtctacctgGAGGAAAGGAACAGATCTGAGGCAACGGTGCCAAGACCTTCCCTGGAACTGCTTTCCCTCCACCTGGAGACCCCACTCAAAAAAATACTCAGAAGCACACTCATTCAGACATCTGCCCGCCCACCCAgactcacacgcacacacttcCGAATATCGGGAGTCACGTATACACATAGCACATGCATTCACATGCTCAGAGAAATATACATATTCATGCAGTCACATGCCTCCACTCTGTCCAGGTGTCTTAAAACCCTCTTTGTGTCTATCTGACCTTGAAAATGGGGATGAAAATGAGACAATATGCATAGGGAATTTTCCCTGTAAGTCCAGTGCCTTCCAAGAGAAATATAATATGAACCAcactttaatttaaaagtttctaACAGccatattaaaaagataaaaagagacaggctaaattgattttaataacatattttattcaacataatataCCCAAAATACTATCTCTTCAATGTATGGGTGTTATTGTAATATTATTGATATATGTCGCCTTTGGGAGGTACTAAGTTTCAAAATCAAATGTGTGTTTTCACGTAAGGTGCCTTTCCATTTACAGGGGCCACGTTCAGCTGCTTAATGGCTGCCTTGTTGGACAGCGCTGGTCTAAAGTGTTAGAGGTTTCTCTCTTTGGAAAAAGGCAAGGTTTTCTGACAATGTGCAGGAAGTGTGATGTTCTCTGTTTAAAATACGTGGTTAAATTCAAGAGAGCTTTGGAATGGTCCCCCAGGATCTGGCGAGGATAACGTCCCCCTTCCTAAACTGTTGCCAACCTTGTCTGCTCCAGGAAGGTCGACCTAGCAGCGGTGAAATGCCAGCTCCTTGCTGGTGGTAGAAAGCAGCCAGCCATTGAGCAatttgccccccccccgccccccgtgtgaTGTAATAGCCACAGAGGAGACAGACCAAAGGAGAGCTGGCTCTGATTGATGgacaggtgcagggggagggccTCAGGCTTGCACACTCCCCTGGCTCAGGTGGCCTAAGCTGGGCTCCAGCCCTCTGGAAGCTGAGAAAAGGCAGCTGCGTTTGGGAACCCGCCAATCATGCCACAGCGGCTTGAGAGGGCTCCATGAGGTTGCCTGACCAGCCCCTTTCGTGGGGaaacagctttcttttccttaaagaaaGAACACGGGTCACAATCAGGGATTGGTTTAAGATGGGCACATGATCCAggcccagccaatcagagtgtAAAATTTGGCACAAGGGCAGACAAATGAGTCAGACTCAACCAATGAAACTCAGACCTGGAACTTTTGTTGGGTTAACCAAGGAAAAAAGGtatcctctctttcctctctccacgGGGGCTGTCACACTGGGAGAATGTATAGCCAAGAGCTGTGGCAGGGGAGAACCTGGCTGAGAGCaaaactctagagcagcggttctcaacctgtgggtcacgacccctttgggggtcgaaggaccctttcacaggggtcgcctaaatacatcctgcatatcagatatttacattacgattcataacagtagcaacattacagttatgaagtagcaacgaaaataattttatggttgggggtcaccacaacatgaggaactgtattaaagggttgcggcattaggaaggttaagaaccgctgctctagagggagtTGAGTCCTGGAGACATTATTTGAGTCCCTGGGTTCAACCTGAACCTGTTGTTCCAGCCCTGGACCTCTCAGTTACATAATCCAGAACCTTCCTTTCACTTTTGCTCAAGTTAGCTTAAAGTGGGGTCTGTGGACCTTGCAGCTGGAAGGATCTTGACTCCCTCAGGGGGCTGGGCAGTTGGTGGATGGAAAAATAGAGGTTCAAGAACGGGGCTACAGGCAGTAAGATGTGATCCCAAGTCTTCACTCTGGGACAGGAGGGTGACTGTGTTGGAATTTAGGGTTCTGAGGGGACCCTCCTTGGGGTCCAGTTATAGAGGGACAATTGGGTGGGACTTGGAGACAAAGGCATACACATCAGGGCCCCCAACCACAAATCAGTGAGGGAGACAGCAAAACACCAGGTTCACCTTCTCTGGTCCTGGACACCCTTTTGACTCAGTGGTCTCACTCCAACCCAGGGCCACAGCGGAGTTAGGAGGAAGGGCCCGAGAGGGGAATCCCTGGGCTGGGACCTAAGTGGGCTCCGTGGGCACCAAGAGTGTTTGTGAGCCTAGCTCATGGCCCACATGATCAGACAGGGGCTGTGCCATCTCAGGGGATGGGTGGCAGTGGAAGGAGAATCCAAAACATCCTGAAAGCCAGCTCCCCCCACATCACCCACGCTCCAGCTCCTGGAGCATGCTGCTGGGGCTGTGACTTTTGAGTCGGGGGTTCCTTTCAAGACTGGGCACCAAGTTTCTAAACTGTGCAGCTCTCAGGGGCTAGATTATAAAACTAATAGGCACCTCTCACtgacaccagagaggtgttaccAGAAAGCCCCTGAGTAagtgggagagggctgtcccaAACCTCTATCCTTATcttctttaaaacatatatatatatatatatatatatatatatatatatatatatatacacacacacacacacacacacacactaggggcccggtgcacgaaattcgtgcactgggtgggggcggggagtgtccctcagcccagcctgccccctctcacatactgggagccctcaggcgttgacccccatcaccctccaatcgcaggatcggccccttgcccaggcctgacgcctctgacagaggtgttaggcctgggcaggggaccctcatttccccccatcactggttctgcccccagcccaggcctgatgcctctggcccaggcatcaggcctgggcaggggacccccagacccctccgattgctggctctgccccttgcccaggcctgatgcctcagccagaggcgtagacccccatcaccctctgatcacctgatcggccccttgcccaggcctgacgcctccgccagaggtgtcaggcttggacaggggacccccatctccccccgatcactggctctggcccccgctcaggcctgaggcctctggcccaggaatcatgcctgggcaggggacccccatctccctctgatcgcttgctccaccccccgcccaagcctgacgcctctgacccaggcttcaggcctgggcaaggggaccatcatatccccccaatccccggctcagccccccccccaggcctgatgcctcggccagaggagttgaccctcatcaccctccgatcaccaatcaccaaatcagccccttgaccaggcctgaggcctccggcagaggtgtcaggcctgggcaggggacccccagctccccccggtttcaggctccgcccctgcccaggcctaaggcctctggctgaggcgtccgcctcgggcagcggggacccgcagctgcagcggccccgcgatcgtgggctccgctttcggtccaggcaagggacccctagctcccaggactgccagcttcgaccatgcccagctcccatcgctggctccacccctacttcctactatcactggccagggcggcaaaggcgcctgattctccgatcatggctggggggcagggcaaaggcggccccggggccgcctttgtcctgccccccagctcttagctcccccctgggtttccaatcactgtccgtggcagggggcttcttcctgctttccctttcgcctccctgcattgtgcctacatatgcaaattaaccgccatcttgttggcagttaactgccaatcttagttggcagttaactgccaatcatagttggcagttaatttgcatatagccctgattagccaatgaaaagtgtatcatcgtaagccaattaccatgtttctcttttattagataggattgatttcagagaggaagggagagggagagagagatagaaacatcaataatgagacagaataattgatcggctgcttcttgcacacctccccactggggatcaagtctacaacccaggcatgtgaccctgactggaatcgaaccagggacccttcagtccacaggccgacgctctatccactgagccaaaccagctaaggcgatccttatctatactaataaaagggtaatatgctaattaaactggacgtctcctggacgtccttccggacaaagccgcgaGGGCCGAggagggccagcagctgcagcagctgtgagggccgaggagAGCtggtggccggcagtggcagcagtagtggggtgatgggggcagcgccttcccctgattgcccaGTCGCCTCCCACCGAGGGAGGCCAGACTTCAGCTTAGGCACGGGGAGCgtgcctaagctgtcagtaggacatcccctgagggctcccagaccgctgtgagagggggcaggccgggctgagggacaaccccctcagtgcatgaattttcgtgcaccaggcctctagtcttctcatataaatgcatttatacaaGAGACCTTGACTGTGTTGTGAAAAGCCAATCTATTAAAGctgcacctttattgaaaaagcaaagccagCAAACCTAGACATCTGGCCCATGAGAGCAGACGGGCTCTCAGCTCACTGAAGAGCGAGTTGGGTGGGGTCTGAGGCATCATATACCCTCCTGTGCATAGGCTTCAACATTCCTCTGCTGGCTGTTTTGGTGCAGAGTGATtctcaagccccccccccccctttttttttttactttgttgtgaccttcccagaattcatgagaagaACCTGCAACTTTATCTTGCCCAGCCTGAGACTGCGGGCTTCTCTGCTGAGGGAGTAGAACTGccttttcccctttcccctccccctccctctctgcattCTCTCATTCTGAAGGTTTTTCACCATTTGCTCTCATGTCCTTGCcgggaagataatggcttgttaatTACCAGCTGGCTGCAGATTGCCCACACTGTTCCGCCTTGTTTTAACgtttttgcctcagtttccccgttcCTCCTGCCCTGGGATCCTGTAACAAAACCAGTTGGTTAGGCTTCCTAGGAAACTGGACCCTGAATCGCCTGGATTTGTGCTCCCAGGGATGCTGGGGTTTGCCTTTTAGGGCCCTGAGTCCAGACAGGGACAAGGGCctccaggctggggtgggacttAATGTTGGGAGTATGAGAGTCGGCCCAGGGTGTATGTGTCTACGTGTCACTATGACCCCACCCTGTGGGCTTGTCTGTGTGTTTCAGGGGTGCCTTCCTGTGTCCACGTGTGTCTGTGGGCATAGTGTCTCTGTGTGATGTactgtgcgtgcacgtgtgtgatGACTGGGTTGTGTACTGTGCGTGCACGTGGCCATGTGTAACTGTGCACGTAGTGTGCATGGTGGTGTATTCATGTGTGCTATGTGGCTATATATTCAACAGACATttcctgagtgcctactatgtgccacagTTTCCTGTAAGTGCCAGAGACACACCAAGGGACAAGCAAGTGCCCTGCCCTGTGTCTTTATACTTGAGTGTTCGTGAGGGTGCATGTGCTGCTGTGGCCGCGGGTGGTTAACCATTGGAATTGCACCCGCCCGTGTGGAACGGACAGTGGTGCGTGGCCTCGGAGAGCAGAGCTCAGCAGGCCCCTTGGAGACTCTTCTGTCCGTGACCCGGCTTGGCCTGCGCGTGGGGTTCCTTCAGTGGGATGGGGAGTGAGGAcagggctccgggctccgggctgAGAGATGATTCAGGGGTCCACGCTGACGCGGGAGCTGCTGGAGGTCTGGAGTGtatgtgggctgggggcagggatcCGTCTCCTCCAGACCCAGACCCCTGAGGAGGCCTCACTGTGGGGTGCGAGGGAGATTGACCAGCAACTTCCTGGGAAACCCAGGACCCAGGGTGGCCGTCCAGGTGGCCTCAGAGGTGGCACTCACTCCCCTCCTGGAGGCCATGAGCCTTGGGAGTGGGTCATTAGAGAATGCCGAGGCCCCATTCTCGGGGCTAAAGGTGAGGGTCAACATGGGAGCGGGGAGAGGGCAGAAGGAAGTCTCAGCCAGCTGCCCGCCTCCCTCCAGCTAAGCACCTGGCTCCGTTAGGAACACGGCTCAGTCTTCCCGCGCCCACACCTCTTCACCCTCTTCTCAGGGTTTatttcccgccccacccctccaAGGCCTACACTCGCCCCAAGAGGCCTGGACACGCCCCCCGCCCGAGTGACCTCAGGAAGCAGCCGCACGCCCAGCAGCGCGCTCCTGTCCAGCCGCGCCCCACGCCCGCGCGCCTCCTGGCAGCGGCAGGTGGTCTCGGGACGCACCTCCCAATAGCCACAGACCAGACAGAATCACACCTGCAGCGGGTGACAGCGAAGCCTGCGGCAGTAGCAGTAGCGGAGGGAACttggcttggggaggggggggggggtgaggtgtAAGGGGCTGGCGGCTCCCCACCAGGCAATGAAAGCCAGGTCCGTGGGCTGtgaggaggctggaggctgggggcctAGACATCAGTGTCCTAAGAAAATGGATCCCGCCAGAGGGGCCGGGAGAAGGCTGGGCAGGTGGACCAGGACCCTAGGGAGGCCGGACATGGGGATGGGGTTTCAGGGCACTGGGCACAGAACTGAGAGCATGGGAAACGGACTTCTGTGCTCATCTGCCCGCGGTGTCCAGGGCCCGAGGTGGCACTCCTTCCTCCAGATCGAATGTGTCTTGTGGCCTtgggcctgcaggaggaggggTTCTGTGAGACCACGCTGCCTCTCCCCAATTCTCCTGttgcctgggccctggtggcTTGGAGATAGGGAGCGAGTCAAGAAGCCCCCTAGGGAAGCCTGGTGGAGAGCTCGTCTGGGGTCTGTCTGGAGGTGGGGTTTAGAGCAAGGAAGGGTGGAGCTGTGGTTAAATTTAGCTGGAGCTGGATGGGTTGGGCTGGGTTTTAGGGCTGAGTTTGAATCTGAGGTTTAGTTGCGATTGGGCTCGAGGTTGATGTTTGGTTGGGATTCGGGTTGGGTTGGGTTTGAGGTTTGAACTTTAAATTTGGTTTAGGCTGGAGGTTGAGGTTCATTTAGGATTGAGGTTAAGATTAGGTCGGGTTGGGGTTGAGCTCTGGTTTGGGTTAGGATTGGGGCTGGCTTGACCTTCCCTCCAGGTCAGGAATCAGAGGGGCCAATGAGGCCCTGCTGGGTTGTATGTTAAAGTCCTTACTCAGGGAGCTGACAACATCCTGGATCTTCTCATAGATGGCTTCGTCCACGGACACAGCAATTCGACCCACACCAGCAGCCCCAGGATAGGGAGGTGGGGAAGTGAGAGAGCCTTCATCCTGCAAGGGCTGGGTCAGCCCCTGTCCATCTGGGAGGGTCAGGCCCCCCGAACATGTCACTTATCCTTCCAGCAGACGCAGTAAGCCAAATCTTGGACACAAATTCCATGCCGCTGACATATCTCTCTCTTTAAGGCTTCTGCGCGTAGGGTTTCCTGTCTTAGGTAATATGTCCCTCAGCCCCCTAGCCCTCCCTGCCCACATCCGGGGCCAAGAGGAAGCCCTTGGAGCAGATTGCAGGGACCAGGGGTGGGAGCTGTCACTCTCCCTGCCACAGCCGCCCTCTTCGAGAACTCTCCCTCCCCACATCTGGTTGGGCCTGGTCCAGGAGGTGGTGCTTGGGGATGATTCCAGAAGCCACAGTCCAAGGGACAGGTAGAGAAACGAGTGAAGCATGTAGGGGTGGGATTGCAAACAAGAGCAGAGAAACGTCCCTGTGTGAGACTTGCAGACTAGGTTCATGCCCAAGTGTCCATCCGCAGAGAACGGGTAAAGGAAACTGCGGTTTGTTTCCTCAATAGAACAATCTACAACGGCTGTGGGCAAATCCAGCCCACCATCTATTTTCATGTGACCTGCTATAGGACAGCAAAAAGCTAGGAAAATttcagggcaggaggaatagggaaactgagacaagaaaattaaacaaggccaagcaGTTAGGCAGCCTGCAACCAGCTTGTAAATAGCAAGCCCTTATCTTCccccagccagggagctggagagcAAAGGGTTGTCTCCCCAAAGAAtgctggagaggagggggagggaagggggagaagggaaggaaccTTAATGCAACTGGAGAATCCACAGCTTAAATCGACCTGAAACTAACAGACGGGCGGGGGAGGGAAGGCTTATCTCGTCCCACTGTTTGAagtatcaggggtggggaacatcaggCCTGCGGGCCATATCAGGccctgaaatcatttggtctggccctgtcaaggcatcaggggtgagttaattacatGTTTGACCAGATATACCAGGCtattttttaagttggtaattttgtctGGCCGGAGAAAgctgttataaatacccaaatggcccctggcagagaggaggttccccacccctggaacaGAGACGCCAGCAGTTTCGGGATTTaattgccaggtgcttctcataaattctgggaaacCCATAACAAAGTAAAAGGGAGAGCGAGCTTCAGGGTTAACCTGTACCAGGAGATCTAGCAGAGGGAGTTTAGAgtttattctgctttctgtctctagaaCTTCCATTTTATGTCACATTTTGGATAACcattcatctcttttttttatattttattgattttttacagagaggaagggagagagatagagagttagaaacatcgatgagagagaaacatcgatcagctgcctcctgcacatctcctactggggatgtgcccgcaacccaggtacatgcccttgaccggaatcgaacctgggacctttcagttccaaggccgacgctctatccactgagccaaaccggtttcggctccattcATCTCTTGATGGACTGTCTGGTTGTTGCCACCGCTCGGCTATCATgaatgtgctgctatgaacattagtGTACACATATCTCTTGGAGTCCCTGCTGTTAATTCTCGTGGGATTgtaattgctggattatatggcaATTCTATGTTGAACTTTTTTTGGGAACTGCTGGACAGTTTTTACACTTTTAcatcattgaaaaaatatataatacttaGTGACAGATGAAAAGTATATGACATTCAAATCCCAGTCTGTATAAAGAAATTTTTCTAGGGATACAGCCatgcccaatttttaaaaatatacatatttttatttaattcagagaggaagggagagggagagagatagaaaacccagtgatgagagagaatcatcgatcagctgcctcctgtgcatcccacagtggggatcaagaccaggaatcaaactgtgacctcctagttcataggtcggggctcaaccactgagccatgctggctgggctatgcCCACTTTTTAATATATCATCTGTGGCTGCTTTGGCATGtcagtggcagagttgagtagctgtgATGGAGACCCTGTGGCCCACAAAACCAAACACATtcactatctggccctttacagaaaaaaaacttttgccccaccctggtcaAGCAGTGTATGGATTGCAGCTACATACAACAATCTGGATGATTCTCATCAACATAATAGCAAAAGAgcccagacacaaaagaacataCCACACAAATTCATTTATAATATTTGTACATTTTTCTTGACCCAtgttatcctatactagaggcccggtgcacaaaaatttgtgcactcggccaggggtgggtggggggaggcggtccctcagccaggcctgtgccctctcacagtctgggacccctcagggaatgaccatctgctggctgaggcctgctccccaggggattgggcctaaggtggcaatcaggcattcctctggcagcccggcagccctcaggggatgtccacttgccagcggggagaagacctaagctgcagtcggacatccttagcgctgctgaggaggcaggagaggctcccaccaccaccgctgtactggcagccatcagcctggcttgtggctgagcagagctcctccatgtgggagctcactgaccaccagagggcagctcctgcattgagcgtctgccccatggtggtcaatttgtgtcatagtgaccagtcatttccagtctttctgctgttagggtcagtttgcatattactcttttactatataggatagaggcctggtgcacgggtgggggccggctggtttcccctgaatggtgtcccggatcagggtgggagtcccgcttgggtgcctggccagcctggatgaggggctgatggctgttttcaggctgtccacacccccttcagggtgggggtcctcactggtgtgcctggccagcctggatgaggggctgagggctgttttcaggctgaccgtacccccttcagggtcggggtccccactggggtgcctggccagtctggatgaggggctgagggctgttttcaggctggccacaccccctttagggtgtgcgtccccactggggtgcctggtcagtctggatgaggggctgagggctgttttcaggcaggccaagcctgcaactgaagctcccagtctctccttttttcttttctttttttattctgggatttatttaccttctgtaattgaaactttgttgtggctccagctccgaggccggctggctgaaagcaggtatctggggtttgtttagcttctataattgcaacattgttgcatccggagctcagagctgggccgcagcaggtggggaaccttggcttcctccatcgctggggcaaccaagcctcctgttcccttcagctgcgtggctgccggccgcgatcttggttggcagttagtttgcatatcaccctgattagccaatgggaagcgtagcagaggtatggttaattaccatgtttgtctattattagataggataataaaaggctaatatgcaaatcaaccaaacagtggaacgaccggttgctatgacacacactgaccaccagagggcagacactcaatgcaggagcaccgctcagccagaagccaggctcatggctggcaagcacagcactaaggatgtctgactgatggcttggggggggggagtgcgggcctaagccagcagtcagacatcccccgagggctcccagactgcaagaaggcacaggctgggctgagggacccccttcccccaagtgcacgaatttcgtgcactgggtctctagttacaatataattgactatatcccctatgctgtactttatattcctgtaactgttctgtaactaccaatctgaactgcttaatcccttcacctttatcaccaaccttcccccaaccctcctcccatatagcaaccatcagtctgttctctatatcttttttgtttattttgttttttagactcaaagtgaaatcatatggtatttactgtatctttctctgactgacttatttcacttagcataataccctctaggtccatccatgttgtcacaaatggtaagatttcattcattttcatggAAGAGTTTTCCAGCTTTGTTGAGGTagaattgacatataacattgtgcaGGTTTAAGGTATACCATGTGATGTGAGATGATGTGATACATGTACATATCATGAAAGGATTATCACATAAGGTTAGCTAATATCTCCATCACCAGTTcctttttgtggtgagaacatttaagttctactctcttagcaactttcaagcaCACAgtataattatcctatataataaaagcctaatatgctaagtgtctggtcgtccagtcgtccattcaaccaatcaaagtgtaaaatgatatgctaaggccgctcaactgctcgctatgatgtgcactgaccatcagggggcagatgctccaactggtagattagcttgctgctggggtctagccaatggggactgaatgagatggacCAGACATCTCCTGGTACCCCCCTAccccgtggtccctcccctgctggccagcctcctgtgtccctctccggccctgattgtgcacctgcagggtcccttggcctggcctgtgccctctcacaatctgggctgagggacccctccccccaggtgcacaaatttcatgcactgggcctctaattaacTATAGTCACCGTGCTGTACATTAGGTCCCAGGAGTTACTCATctcataactggaagtttgtaccctttgacaaTGTCTCCCCAtttccacctccccc
The sequence above is a segment of the Myotis daubentonii chromosome 5, mMyoDau2.1, whole genome shotgun sequence genome. Coding sequences within it:
- the RETN gene encoding LOW QUALITY PROTEIN: resistin (The sequence of the model RefSeq protein was modified relative to this genomic sequence to represent the inferred CDS: inserted 1 base in 1 codon; deleted 2 bases in 1 codon), with product MKALSLPHLPILGLLVWVELLCPXDEAIYEKIQDVVSSLSFAVTRCRCDSVVCGYWEVRPETTCRCQEARGRGARLDRSALLGVRLLPEVTRAGGVSRPLGASTSSSSRVSVDP